Proteins from a single region of Phyllopteryx taeniolatus isolate TA_2022b chromosome 10, UOR_Ptae_1.2, whole genome shotgun sequence:
- the LOC133484547 gene encoding protein SPMIP2 isoform X1 → MQKGKGAAAGQRMIFTGPDGIGDYRPRRCVSPQQQVGAGPSSPETTGGGLSYLWRAGPHAPPPLPKRARVGEVGWCWQHSAALNAATLRSGMQIRKSVVRMEVENRASHRFLQKAESEFIRNDELVPAEL, encoded by the exons ATGCAAAAAGGCAAAGGAGCTGCAGCAGGACAGAGGATGATTTTTACAG GTCCAGATGGCATCGGCGACTATCGGCCGAGGCGCTGCGTTTCCCCGCAGCAGCAGGTGGGGGCGGGCCCCTCGTCCCCGGAGACCACCGGCGGCGGCCTGTCGTACCTGTGGAGGGCGGGGCCTCACGCGCCCCCGCCTTTGCCCAAGCGGGCCCGTGTGGGCGAGGTGGGCTGGTGCTGGCAGCACAGCGCCGCGTTGAACGCCGCCACGCTGCGCAGCGGCATGCAAATTAGG aaaAGCGTCGTACGAATGGAAGTGGAGAACCGAGCGAGCCACAGGTTCCTGCAGAAAGC TGAATCGGAATTCATTCGAAATGACGAGCTTGTGCCAGCGGAGCTTTAA
- the LOC133484547 gene encoding protein SPMIP2 isoform X2 translates to MQKGKGAAAGQRMIFTGPDGIGDYRPRRCVSPQQQVGAGPSSPETTGGGLSYLWRAGPHAPPPLPKRARVGEVGWCWQHSAALNAATLRSGMQIRKSVVRMEVENRASHRFLQKAEKMAVTQNPQNKV, encoded by the exons ATGCAAAAAGGCAAAGGAGCTGCAGCAGGACAGAGGATGATTTTTACAG GTCCAGATGGCATCGGCGACTATCGGCCGAGGCGCTGCGTTTCCCCGCAGCAGCAGGTGGGGGCGGGCCCCTCGTCCCCGGAGACCACCGGCGGCGGCCTGTCGTACCTGTGGAGGGCGGGGCCTCACGCGCCCCCGCCTTTGCCCAAGCGGGCCCGTGTGGGCGAGGTGGGCTGGTGCTGGCAGCACAGCGCCGCGTTGAACGCCGCCACGCTGCGCAGCGGCATGCAAATTAGG aaaAGCGTCGTACGAATGGAAGTGGAGAACCGAGCGAGCCACAGGTTCCTGCAGAAAGC AGAGAAGATGGCTGTCACacaaaacccccaaaacaaaGTTTGA
- the ppid gene encoding peptidyl-prolyl cis-trans isomerase D produces the protein MSHPVPTNKPSNSENPRVFLDVDIGSARAGRIVLELFVDVTPKTAENFRALCTGEKGVGKSTGKPLHFKGCPFHRIIKKFMIQGGDFSNQNGTGGESIYGEKFEDENFHYKHDQVGLLSMANAGPNTNGSQFFITTVPTPHLDGKHVVFGQVLKGMGVVKMLDAVDTNDDAPVKPCVIADCGEHKDGDSWGVAPSDVTGDAHHDFPEDSDVDFKDVDKVMSVAEDIKKIGNNLFKSQDWNGAVNKYSKALRYLEVCGEVLEDDEGEESAVQKKLEPAVLSCYLNTAACKLKLQLWQEAVDSCNEALALDKGNTKALFRRAQAWQGLKEYSQAMTDLKSAQGIAPEDKAISNEMKRVQLQVQQEKEREKKIYAKMFA, from the exons ATGTCTCACCCGGTGCCCACCAACAAGCCGTCCAACTCTGAAAACCCTCGCGTTTTTCTCGATGTCGACATCGGCAGCGCAAGAG CCGGCCGAATTGTTCTGGAGCTTTTCGTCGACGTCACTCCCAAGACGGCGGAAAACTTCCGAGCCCTCTGCACGGGAGAGAAAGGGGTGGGGAAATCCACTGGGAAACCTCTGCACTTCAAAGGATGCCCCTTCCACAGAA TTATCAAGAAGTTCATGATTCAGGGAGGGGACTTTTCCAACCAGAACGGCACCGGCGGCGAGAGCATCTACGGGGAGAAGTTTGAGGATGAAAACTTCCACTACAAG CACGACCAAGTGGGCCTGCTGAGCATGGCCAACGCGGGGCCCAACACCAACGGCTCGCAGTTCTTCATCACCACGGTGCCCACGCCGCACCTGGACGGCAAGCACGTGGTCTTCGGACAGGTGCTGAAGGGGATGGGCGTGGTCAAAATGCTGGACGCCGTTGACACCAACGACGACGCTCCCGTGaag CCTTGCGTGATTGCCGACTGCGGCGAGCACAAGGACGGCGACAGCTGGGGCGTCGCCCCGAGCGACGTCACGGGAGACGCCCATCACGACTTTCCAGAGGACTCGGATGTTGACTTCAAAGAT gtgGACAAAGTTATGTCTGTGGCCGAGGACATTAAGAAGATTGGAAACAACCTTTTTAAGAGTCAAGACTGGAATGGCGCTGTCAACAAATACAGCAAAGCTCTTAG GTATTTGGAAGTATGCGGCGAAGTATTGGAGGACGACGAAGGCGAGGAGTCTGCGGTGCAAAAAAAGCTGGAGCCAGCCGTGCTCAGTTGCTACCTCAACACGGCCGCCTGCAAGCTGAAGCTGCAGCTGTGGCAGGAGGCCGTGGACAGCTGCAACGAG GCTCTGGCGCTGGACAAAGGCAACACCAAGGCTCTTTTCCGCAGGGCGCAGGCCTGGCAGGGCCTCAAGGAGTACAGCCAAGCCATG ACTGATCTGAAGTCAGCTCAGGGAATAGCTCCAGAGGACAAAG CCATCAGCAACGAGATGAAGCGCGTGCAGCTTCAAGTCCAGCAGGAAAAAGAGCGAGAAAAGAAAATCTACGCCAAAATGTTTGCCTGA
- the etfdh gene encoding electron transfer flavoprotein-ubiquinone oxidoreductase, mitochondrial, whose protein sequence is MFPASRYSSKAHRCIRALKTAQVEHASPQLYTTLHRRSCSSVSTPRITTHYTIHSRDKDPRWEGVEMERFTDEADVVIVGGGPAGLSAAIRLKQLANEQEKELRVCLVEKASQMGAHTLSGACLEPSALHELFPDWKERGAPLNTPVTEDVFNILTEKHRIPVPMLPGLPMRNHGNYVVRLGNFVRWLGEQAEELGVELYPGYAASEVLFHEDGSVKGIATNDVGIAKDGSPKDNFERGMELHAKVTLFGEGCHGHLAKQLYKKFNLRENCEPQTYAIGLKEVWTIDEKKWRPGRVEHSVGWPLNRNTYGGSFLYHLNEGEPLVALGFVVGLDYSNPYLNPFREFQRWKHHPFVTPTLEGGHRIAYGARALNEGGFQSVPKVTFPGGLLIGCSPGFMNVPKIKGTHTAMKSGMLAAEAIFPRVMAVAEGGESETAGLHIPEYAEALKASWVWKELHAVRNIRPSFHNYFGLYGGMIYTGIFYWILRGKEPWTLKHCGRDADQLKPAKNCTPIEYPKPDGKISFDLLSSVALSGTNHEGDQPAHLTLMDDSVPVDRNLAIYDGPEQRFCPAGVYEYVPVESGDGMRLQINAQNCVHCKTCDIKDPSQNINWVVPEGGGGPAYNGM, encoded by the exons ATGTTCCCTGCTAGCAGATACTCGAGTAAAG CCCACAGGTGTATCAGGGCTTTGAAGACTGCGCAAGTAGAGCATGCCTCACCTCAGCTGTACACCACGTTACACAGACGGAGCTGCTCCTCGGTTTCTACGCCTCGCATCACAACACACTACACCATCCACTCCCGGGACAAAGATCCAAGATGGGAGG GCGTGGAAATGGAAAGGTTTACGGATGAGGCAGACGTGGTGATCGTCGGCGGTGGTCCCGCCGGTCTTTCGGCCGCCATTCGCCTGAAGCAGCTGGCTAACGAGCAGGAGAAGGAGCTGCGCGTGTGCCTGGTGGAGAAGGCGTCTCAAATGGGGGCGCACACGCTCTCGGGGGCCTGCCTGGAGCCCAGCGCGCTGCACGAACTCTTCCCCGACTGGAAGGAACGAGGG GCTCCTCTCAACACACCAGTGACCGAGGATGTCTTCAATATTTTGACAGAGAAGCACAGGATCCCCGTTCCCATGTTACCAG GTCTGCCCATGAGGAACCATGGCAACTACGTCGTGCGTCTGGGCAACTTTGTCCGCTGGTTGGGCGAGCAGGCCGAGGAGCTCGGAGTGGAGTTGTATCCTGGTTACGCCGCCTCCGAG GTTTTGTTCCACGAAGACGGGAGCGTCAAAGGAATTGCCACCAACGACGTCGGCATCGCCAAAGACGGCTCGCCAAAG GACAACTTTGAGCGGGGGATGGAGCTCCACGCGAAGGTGACGTTGTTTGGAGAGGGATGTCACGGCCATCTCGCCAAGCAGCTATACAAGAAGTTCAACCTGCGCGAAAACTGCGAGCCGCAGACTTACGCCATCGGCCTCAAGGAG gtgTGGACGATTGACGAAAAGAAGTGGCGTCCTGGCCGCGTGGAGCATTCGGTGGGCTGGCCTCTCAACCGGAACACGTACGGCGGTTCCTTCCTGTATCATCTCAACGAAGGAGAGCCTCTGGTGGCTCTGGGCTTTGTG GTGGGTCTGGACTACTCCAACCCTTACCTGAACCCCTTCCGGGAGTTCCAGCGGTGGAAGCATCACCCTTTCGTCACACCCACGCTGGAGGGAGGCCACAGGATCGCATACGGAGCCCGCGCCCTGAATGAGGGCGGCTTCCAG TCTGTTCCTAAAGTGACGTTCCCAGGCGGCCTTCTGATTGGCTGCAGCCCCGGCTTCATGAACGTGCCAAAGATTAAAGGCACCCACACAGCCATGAAGAGCGGTATGCTGGCAGCGGAGGCCATTTTCCCACGAGTGATGGCGGTGGCCGAGGGGGGGGAGTCGGAGACGGCAG GTCTGCACATTCCCGAGTACGCCGAAGCCCTGAAGGCGTCCTGGGTGTGGAAGGAGCTCCATGCTGTGAGGAACATCCGTCCGTCCTTCCACAACTACTTCGGCCTGTACGGCGGCATGATCTACACGGGGATCTTCTATTGGATCCTGAGGGGCAAAGAGCCGTGGACGCTCAAGCACTGCG GCCGTGACGCCGACCAGCTGAAGCCGGCCAAAAACTGCACGCCCATCGAGTATCCCAAGCCTGACGGAAAGATCAGCTTTGACCTGCTGTCCTCTGTGGCGCTCAGTGGCACAAACCACGAAGGAGACCAGCCCGCACACCTTACTCTCATGGACGACAGCGTGCCCGTCGACAGGAACCTCGCCATCTATGACGGTCCCGAGCAGCGCTTCTGCCCCGCAG GCGTGTACGAGTACGTTCCCGTGGAATCGGGCGACGGCATGCGGCTGCAGATCAACGCTCAGAACTGCGTACACTGTAAGACGTGTGACATCAAGGACCCCAGCCAGAACATCAACTGGGTGGTCCCGGAGGGCGGAGGCGGACCGGCCTACAACGGAATGTAA